One window of Nitrospirota bacterium genomic DNA carries:
- a CDS encoding dihydroorotate dehydrogenase, translated as MVNTEVTIGKLTLKNPVMTASGTFGYGEEYSEFVDLSRLGALVVKGISLKPMEGNPPPRISETPCGMLNAIGLQNIGLKKFINEKLPFIKGFDTCLIVNILGRTIDEYVRLSTELEASGLSAIELNVSCPNVKSGGIEFGTSQKALGRLTRKVRKAFKGTLIVKLSPKVSDIREFARLSEAEGADAISLINTVPAMAINIKTRMPVLSNVTGGLSGPAIKPIALRMVWEVASAVKIPIIGMGGIMNASDAIEFILAGATGVAVGTSNFRNPASVIEIIDGIESYMRENGIKHIKELIRGIIC; from the coding sequence ATGGTGAATACAGAAGTAACCATAGGCAAACTTACCCTCAAAAACCCTGTGATGACTGCATCGGGAACATTTGGATACGGAGAGGAGTATTCAGAGTTCGTTGACCTATCGAGATTGGGTGCATTAGTCGTAAAGGGCATATCCTTAAAGCCAATGGAAGGCAATCCTCCACCACGAATATCCGAGACCCCATGCGGAATGCTCAATGCAATAGGGCTTCAGAATATTGGACTTAAAAAGTTCATTAACGAGAAACTTCCTTTCATAAAGGGATTCGATACATGCCTGATTGTAAACATATTAGGCAGGACAATAGATGAGTATGTGAGGCTTTCAACCGAACTTGAGGCATCGGGGCTAAGTGCTATAGAGCTTAATGTATCATGCCCAAATGTAAAATCAGGAGGCATAGAGTTTGGAACTTCTCAGAAGGCATTGGGAAGGCTTACAAGGAAAGTCAGAAAGGCATTTAAAGGCACACTCATAGTCAAGCTTTCGCCAAAGGTATCTGATATCAGGGAGTTTGCAAGGCTGTCTGAGGCAGAAGGTGCAGATGCCATATCCCTGATAAACACTGTCCCTGCAATGGCTATAAATATAAAGACGAGGATGCCTGTTCTTTCAAATGTGACAGGCGGGCTTTCTGGTCCTGCAATCAAGCCCATTGCATTAAGAATGGTCTGGGAAGTGGCAAGTGCAGTGAAAATCCCCATTATAGGCATGGGTGGAATAATGAATGCAAGTGATGCGATAGAGTTTATCCTTGCAGGTGCAACTGGGGTGGCAGTGGGCACTTCTAATTTCAGAAACCCTGCATCTGTAATCGAAATCATAGATGGCATTGAATCCTATATGAGGGAAAATGGGATAAAACACATAAAAGAGCTTATAAGAGGCATTATATGCTGA
- a CDS encoding dihydroorotate dehydrogenase electron transfer subunit, whose amino-acid sequence MKDNIKGSNIFRHFKAEVKDNIELNKNHFLLTLSPLVENIMMPAGGQFYMLGVSTLYDPLMKRPFSVFRFSENRIQILYRVRGKGTAIMSRINSGCVLDVIGPLGNSYPMPPKKYTPLIVAGGIGIASLFSLIHCLKDKSVVIYGAKTKSELCMLDDLLGLVSGLTVCTDDGSYGKKATVLEALNDIAYDRDYLLYSCGPKEMLRKLAQFTLKKGLKGYISLEETMACGLGACLGCAVKTKNGYKRVCKEGTVFPIQDIAW is encoded by the coding sequence CAAAGGGAGCAATATCTTTAGACATTTCAAGGCAGAAGTCAAAGACAACATAGAGCTTAATAAAAACCACTTTCTTCTTACCCTTAGCCCGCTTGTGGAAAACATAATGATGCCTGCAGGAGGACAGTTCTACATGCTCGGTGTTAGCACTTTATACGACCCTTTGATGAAAAGACCGTTTTCTGTTTTCAGGTTCTCGGAAAACCGTATCCAGATACTTTATAGGGTAAGGGGCAAAGGCACGGCTATTATGAGCAGGATAAATTCAGGCTGTGTCTTAGATGTGATTGGTCCATTAGGGAATTCCTATCCAATGCCTCCAAAAAAATATACTCCACTCATAGTTGCAGGTGGTATAGGCATTGCATCCCTTTTCTCACTGATACATTGCCTCAAGGATAAATCGGTTGTCATCTATGGGGCAAAGACGAAATCAGAGCTCTGTATGCTCGATGACCTATTGGGCTTGGTATCAGGGCTTACGGTTTGCACTGATGACGGCTCGTATGGGAAAAAGGCTACTGTGCTGGAGGCTCTTAATGACATTGCCTATGACAGGGATTATCTCCTTTACTCATGTGGACCAAAAGAGATGTTAAGGAAACTTGCTCAGTTTACATTAAAGAAAGGGCTAAAAGGATATATCTCTTTGGAGGAGACAATGGCATGCGGGCTTGGAGCCTGTCTTGGATGTGCTGTAAAAACAAAAAACGGCTACAAAAGGGTGTGTAAGGAGGGCACTGTATTTCCAATCCAGGATATTGCATGGTGA